The Candidatus Acetothermia bacterium genome has a segment encoding these proteins:
- a CDS encoding transposase produces MKTSRFTEEQIVAILAEADREEKTIGDVCRAHGVSEPTFYNWRKRFRGMG; encoded by the coding sequence GTGAAGACCAGCCGGTTCACCGAGGAGCAGATTGTGGCGATCCTGGCCGAGGCCGATCGAGAGGAGAAGACGATCGGTGACGTGTGCCGGGCGCATGGGGTGTCGGAGCCGACGTTCTACAACTGGCGGAAGCGGTTTCGGGGAATGGGGG